The following DNA comes from Paraburkholderia sp. PGU19.
ATCGCGGCCATCGCGTTCGTCAGGCTCGGCCCGAGAAACGCGCTCAACGCAATCGCGAGAATCAGGAACGGAATGGACAGCAGCGCGTCGGCGATACGCGAGATCACGCCGTCGACGAGCTTGCCGAAGTAGCCCGCGAGCAAGCCGAGCGGCACGCCCAGCACGACCGCTATACCGACCGATACTACGCCCGCCAGCAGCGACGCGCGCGCGCCGTACAGCAGGCGGCTCAATACGTCGCGGCCAAGTTCGTCGGTGCCGAACCAGTGCGCCGCCGAAGGCGCCTGGCGCACGGTCATGAAGCTCGCCTGCACCGGGTCGTACTGCGTGAGCCACGGCGCGAACACGGCCATCACGACGATCAGCGCGACGAGGATTGCGCCGAACACAGCCGCCTTATTACGCATGAAGCGTACGAGGCCACGGCGCTTGCGGCGCGGCAGCGTGGCCGCAGCGGAACGTGCATCGATTGAAGTAGCCATCAGCTGCGCCTCAGTCGGGGATTGAGCAAGATGTAGAGCACGTCGGCGCACAAATTCACGACGATGAACGCCAGCGCCGTGACGAGCACGACGCCTTGCACGACGGGGTAATCGCGATTGAACACAGCATCGACGACCAGCTTGCCGAAGCCGGGAATCGTGAACACCTGCTCGGTCAGCACGGCGCCCGCGAGCAGTTCGCCGAACAGCAGCGCGAGCACGGTGACGATGGGGATCAACGCATTTCGGAACGCATGCTTGACCACCACCGCGCCGCGCAGCAGACCTTTCGCACGCGCAGTGCGGATATAGTCGGTGCGCAATACGCCGAGCATCGCGCTGCGCGTGTGGCGCATCAACTGCGCGCCGAGCGCCGCGCCCAGCACGAACGCGGGCATCAGCATGGTCTTGATGCTGAGCCAGAAGTCTTCGCCCGGCGATACATAGCCCGACGACGGCAACAGATGCCAGCGCACCGACACAATGAAGATCAGCATGATGCCAAGCCAGAAGTTCGGTATCGACATGCCGGACAGCGCGAAGATGTTCGCCGCGTAATCGAGCGGCCCGCCACGGCTCGCCGCCGAAATCACGCCGGCCGGTATGCCGATGCCGATAGCAAGAATCATCGCCATCACTGCAAGCTGTAGCGTGACGGGCAGCTTCTGCGCGATCAGCGAGCGCACGGGCACGTCCGTGCGCAGCGACGAACCGAGATCGCCGTGCGCGACGTCGCGCACCCACAGCGCGTACTGCGTCGGCACCGGCTGATCGAGGTGATACTTGACGCGCAGCGTCGCGATGACCTGCGCGTCCTGATCTTCGCCCGCCATCGCCAGCACCGGGTCGCCTGGCAGCAGCTTCTGCAGGCCAAAGATCAGCACCGACACCAGGATCAGCGTCGGCACGGCCACCAGCATGCGATTCGCGATGATCCTCAGCATGACGCTCAGCCCTTCACCGACACGCCGCGCAGGCGCACCAGACCGTCGGCGGAAGGCGTGAAGCCCTGCACTTTCTTCGACAGCACGAACGGCCACGGTTGCGCGTACAGATAGACGATCGGGTCGTCGTCGGCGAGGATCTTGCCGGCGGCGTCGTAGTCGGTCTTGCGCTCGGCCGGGGTGAGCCGCGTGCGCGCGTTGTCGAGCAGCGTATCGACCTGCTGGTTGCAGTAGTGCGCGTAGTTCAGGTTGCCCGCGCAGGTGTTGAACTGGTGCAGATTCCCGTCCGGGTCGACGCGGCCCGACCAGCCCGTGTACATCGCCTCGAAATCGCCGCTATGCCCGGCGTTCAGTTCCGTTGCGTAATCGCTCGGACGCAGCTTCAGCGTGATGCCCGATTCGCTCAGCATCGCTTGCAGCATCTGCGTGATCTGGCTTGCGACCGTGTTGTTCGGATACGCGAACTCGACAGTCGGATGCTCTTGACCTGCCGCTTTCAGCAACGCCTTTGCTTTCGCGACGTCGCGCTTCGTGGTCGGCAGCGATGTGTTGTAGTACGGACTCGACTTCGGAATGCCCTGGTTGGCGGGAGAGAAGATGCCCGCGCCAATCACCTGGTCGATGGCATCGCGATCGATCGACAGCTCGAACGCCTGGCGCACGCGCTTGTCCTTCAGCGGATTGTTGCCGCGCGGCCCGTTGTTGATGTTGAACGTCACGTAGTAGAAGCCGAGGCCCGTCACCGGCTTGAACTGCACGTTCGCGTCGCCCTTCACGGATGCGACATCGGAAGGTGCCAGACGTTCGAGCATATCGAGCGAGCCGGAGCGAAGGTTCGCGAGACGCACGGTGCTGTCGGGGATCGGCTGGAACACGACGCGCTGGATCGGGTACTTGTCCGCGTCCCAGTAGCCCGCGAATTTCTCCAGCACCACGCGATCGTTCTGCACGCGCTGCACGAACTTGTACGGACCCGAGCACACAGGATGCGAGCCGACGCCAGCGGCATCGGCGAGTGTCTTCGGCGCGAGCATCATGCCGGCGCGGTCGGACAACGTGGCGAGCAGTGCGGCGTCCGGCTGCTTCAATACGATCTTCACGGTGCTGTCGTCGACCACATCGACGTGATCGACGGATGACAGCTCGCTCTTGCGATTACTGGTCGACAGACTGCGATAGCGGTCGAGATTCGCCTTCACGGCGGCCGCGTTGAACGGCTCGTCGTTCTGGAACTTCACGCCCTGGCGCAGCTTGAAGGTCAAGCTCTTGCCGTCGGGGCTCGTCGTCCACGAGGTGGCGAGCATCGGCAC
Coding sequences within:
- a CDS encoding ABC transporter permease, encoding MLRIIANRMLVAVPTLILVSVLIFGLQKLLPGDPVLAMAGEDQDAQVIATLRVKYHLDQPVPTQYALWVRDVAHGDLGSSLRTDVPVRSLIAQKLPVTLQLAVMAMILAIGIGIPAGVISAASRGGPLDYAANIFALSGMSIPNFWLGIMLIFIVSVRWHLLPSSGYVSPGEDFWLSIKTMLMPAFVLGAALGAQLMRHTRSAMLGVLRTDYIRTARAKGLLRGAVVVKHAFRNALIPIVTVLALLFGELLAGAVLTEQVFTIPGFGKLVVDAVFNRDYPVVQGVVLVTALAFIVVNLCADVLYILLNPRLRRS
- a CDS encoding ABC transporter substrate-binding protein, encoding MRRMLIAAALAMGASAAMAQSTIRIGLQDDIGSLDPARSVQFVDRIVFASLCNSLVDVSPDLKIVPMLATSWTTSPDGKSLTFKLRQGVKFQNDEPFNAAAVKANLDRYRSLSTSNRKSELSSVDHVDVVDDSTVKIVLKQPDAALLATLSDRAGMMLAPKTLADAAGVGSHPVCSGPYKFVQRVQNDRVVLEKFAGYWDADKYPIQRVVFQPIPDSTVRLANLRSGSLDMLERLAPSDVASVKGDANVQFKPVTGLGFYYVTFNINNGPRGNNPLKDKRVRQAFELSIDRDAIDQVIGAGIFSPANQGIPKSSPYYNTSLPTTKRDVAKAKALLKAAGQEHPTVEFAYPNNTVASQITQMLQAMLSESGITLKLRPSDYATELNAGHSGDFEAMYTGWSGRVDPDGNLHQFNTCAGNLNYAHYCNQQVDTLLDNARTRLTPAERKTDYDAAGKILADDDPIVYLYAQPWPFVLSKKVQGFTPSADGLVRLRGVSVKG